One segment of Triticum aestivum cultivar Chinese Spring chromosome 2A, IWGSC CS RefSeq v2.1, whole genome shotgun sequence DNA contains the following:
- the LOC123189515 gene encoding protein THYLAKOID ASSEMBLY 8, chloroplastic — MLSSSLAFSPHRLATSTAAVRRSTSSTITMRDRGKNRKPMQRGRYLSTEAIQAVQSLKRATLSGAPAGSAVATDPKLRRLLKADMVAVFRELAAQGEAHLALKVFDEIRKEHWYKPRLFWYVDLITVLARKGLRSEVGKACSYLKREQLEPDTDGFNLLLKTLLDAEFTQLTMDCFRLMKLWDTEPDRTTYITLVKGLESLGEMDLSAKMRLEAESDYGALWDFFDEEETTET, encoded by the exons ATGCTCTCCTCGTCGCTCGCCTTCTCACCCCACCGCCTAGCCACTTCCACCGCCGCTGTTCGCCGGAGCACATCTTCCACCATCACGATGCGGGACCGGGGCAAGAACCGGAAGCCGATGCAGCGGGGGCGCTACCTCAGCACCGAGGCCATCCAGGCCGTCCAGTCGCTCAAGCGCGCCACCCTCTCTGGAGCCCCCGCCGGCAGCGCCGTCGCGACGGACCCCAAGCTGCGGCGGCTGCTGAAGGCCGACATGGTCGCCGTCTTCCGCGAGCTCGCGGCGcagggcgaggcccacctggcacTCAAG GTCTTTGATGAGATTCGAAAGGAGCACTGGTACAAGCCTAGGTTGTTCTGGTATGTTGATCTTATTACAGTGCTTGCTAGGAAAGGATTGAGGTCCGAGGTTGGCAAAGCCTGTTCGTATCTGAAGAGGGAACAATTGGAACCTGACACGGATGGTTTCAATCTGCTTCTGAAGACACTCTTAGATGCTGAGTTCACACAATTAACAATGGACTGCTTCCGTCTTATGAAACTATGGGACACGGAACCTGACAGGACAACATACATAACACTTGTCAAGGGTCTTGAATCCCTAGGAGAGATGGATCTATCTGCTAAGATGAGGTTGGAAGCAGAAAGTGACTATGGTGCCCTCTGGGACTTCTTTGACGAAGAGGAGACGACTGAGACTTGA